In one Saimiri boliviensis isolate mSaiBol1 chromosome 19, mSaiBol1.pri, whole genome shotgun sequence genomic region, the following are encoded:
- the LOC101053471 gene encoding serum amyloid P-component gives MNKLLLWVVVLTSLLEAFAQTDLSRMAFVFPRESATDHVNLIPSLETPLQNFTLCFRAYSDLSRSHTLFSYNAQGKDNELLLYKEKTGENSLYSLNIGRHEVVFKSTEKFPAPVHICASWESSSGIAELWINGIPLVKKGLRRGYSVEANPKIVLGQEQDSYGGNFDKSQSFVGEIGDLYMWDSVLPPKEILSAYHGTPLPANILDWRALNYEIKGYVIIKPLVWV, from the exons ATGAACAAGCTGCTGCTTTGGGTTGTTGTCCTCACCAGCCTCCTGGAAGCCTTTGCTCAAACAG ATCTCAGTAGGATGGCGTTTGTATTTCCCAGAGAATCTGCTACTGATCACGTGAACTTGATCCCATCGCTGGAGACGCCGCTACAGAACTTTACCTTGTGTTTTAGAGCCTATAGTGATCTCTCCCGTTCCCACACCCTATTCTCCTATAATGCCCAGGGTAAGGATAATGAACTactactttataaagaaaaaactggAGAGAATAGTCTGTATAGTCTAAACATTGGAAGACACGAAGTTGTATTCAAATCTACCGAAAAGTTCCCAGCCCCAGTGCACATCTGTGCAAGCTGGGAGTCCTCATCAGGTATTGCTGAATTGTGGATCAATGGGATACCTTTGGTGAAAAAGGGTCTGCGACGGGGTTACTCTGTGGAAGCTAACCCCAAGATTGTCCTGGGACAGGAGCAGGATTCCTATGGGGGCAATTTTGATAAGAGCCAGTCCTTTGTGGGAGAGATTGGAGATTTGTACATGTGGGACTCTGTGCTGCCCCCAAAAGAAATCCTGTCTGCCTATCATGGTACCCCACTCCCTGCTAATATCCTGGACTGGCGGGCTCTGAACTATGAAATCAAAGGATATGTTATCATCAAACCGCTGGTGTGGGTCTGA